A window of Fibrobacter sp. contains these coding sequences:
- a CDS encoding PadR family transcriptional regulator, with product MNRYDLVLLGLILEKERSGYDIITEISNRELDRWANLSTSTVYNRLTTLEKNECIVGRAERDGNRPERMVFNITEKGREILRKEVLKHLTGFNDDPRTLGFAFLYGADQKEVIRTLEAHERRLVQEIENLERMIAEEPRPTLYPEGPFLNCMSRDHILVELKYVRAAIGILRDPIRNKKLDGYFYINFGNRDFENFNQKD from the coding sequence ATGAACCGTTATGACTTGGTCCTTCTGGGCCTTATCCTTGAGAAGGAGCGCAGCGGCTACGACATAATCACGGAAATCAGTAACCGTGAATTGGACCGCTGGGCGAACCTGAGCACTTCTACCGTATACAACCGACTCACGACGCTCGAAAAGAACGAGTGCATTGTCGGTCGTGCCGAACGTGACGGCAACAGGCCCGAGCGCATGGTGTTCAACATTACCGAGAAGGGTAGGGAAATACTCCGGAAAGAAGTCCTCAAGCACCTGACCGGTTTCAACGACGACCCGCGTACGCTCGGGTTTGCGTTCCTCTACGGCGCCGACCAGAAGGAGGTCATCCGCACCCTCGAAGCGCACGAACGCCGCCTGGTGCAGGAAATCGAGAACCTCGAGAGGATGATTGCCGAAGAACCGCGCCCCACGCTCTATCCGGAAGGCCCGTTCCTCAACTGCATGAGCCGCGACCACATCCTCGTGGAACTCAAGTACGTGCGCGCCGCCATCGGCATCCTGCGCGACCCCATCCGCAACAAGAAACTCGACGGCTACTTTTACATCAACTTCGGCAACCGCGATTTCGAGAATTTTAACCAGAAAGATTGA